The following is a genomic window from Geobacillus subterraneus.
AAAGTGCACAAAATTGGAAAAAGAAAGGAGGGAAATGCGGGCCGCCTTCGCACAGCAGCTTGGAGAAGGTTGGCTGCGCCGTTGTCGGATTATGAACGAATTTCACCTATCAAAGCGGCTCGAAACGGTCGCTTCCTTCATCCCGAAAGGGGCGGTGCTCGCTGATATCGGTTCCGATCACGCCTATTTGCCTTGCTATGCCTGCCTGCGCGGCTATGCGGCCAAAGCCATCGCCGGTGAAGTGGCGGACGGGCCGCTCCGCTCAGCACGGCAGCAAGTGGAAAAGGCCGGACTTTCCCACCTCATTTCCGTGCGCAAAGGAGATGGGCTGGCTGTCATCGCTCCGGGGGAAGCGGATTGCATCACGATCGCCGGCATGGGCGGCTCCTTGATTGCCCGCATTTTAGGCGATGGAGAAGACAAGCTGGCGGGGGTAAGACGGCTCATTTTGCAGCCGAACATTGGCGCCGAGCTTGTCCGCCGCTGGCTCCTTGACCACGGATGGGAGCTGGTGGCCGAACGCATTTTGAAAGAGGATGGGCAAATTTACGAAGTGCTTGTCGCCGAGCGCGGCGACGCGCGGCGGCCGTATCGCCATTTGGAGGCAGAACTGCTTTTGGGGCCGTTTTTACGTCAAGAAAACAGTGAGGTGTTTCGCGAAAAATGGCAGCGTGAACTCCGGCATTGGAAGCGGATTATCGCCGATTTGGCAGAAAAGGGAGAAAGTGAAGCGGCGCAGGAGAAAAAGCGCGAACTGGAGAAAAAAGTTCAATTGGTAGAGGAGGCGTTGCCATGAGCCGCATTCCGTACGGCTATGAGGTCATTCAGCTTGTCGAGCAGCTCGCCCCGAAACCGTTGGCTATGGACGGGGACCCGATCGGCCTGCAAATCGGAACGTTGAACAAGCCGGTCAAAAAAGTGATGGTCGCCCTCGACGTGCTTGAAGACGTCGTCGCCGAAGCCATCGATCAACAAGCCGATTTAATTATCGCTCACCATCCGCCGCTGTACCGTCCGCTAAAGCGGTTGTCGACCGATGACGGGCACGGGCGGATGATTGCGGCATGCGTCAAGCACGACATTGCCGTCTACGCCGCTCATACGAACTTAGATGTCGCTTTTGGCGGCTTGAATGACTGGCTCGCCGAAGCGCTCGGCTTGAACGAAACGGCCGTGCTTGTGCCGACATACACGGAAGCGCTAAAAAAGCTTGTCGTCTATGTGCCAATAAGCCACGCGGAGGCGGTGCGGGCGGCTGTAGGGGATGCTGGCGCCGGTCATATCGGCCGTTACAGCCATTGCACATTCAACAGCCGCGGCATCGGAACGTTTTTGCCGGAAGAAGGGGCCCAGCCGTTTATCGGTGAGCAAGGGCGGCTTGAAGAAGTGGAGGAAGTGCGCATCGAAACGATCGTCCCGGCCTCGCTTGAGCGGCAAGTGGTCGAAGCGATGCTCGCGGCCCATCCATACGAGGAAGTGGCGTACGACATCTATCCGCTTGACAATGAAGGGCGACGCTTTGGACTCGGACGCATCGGCCGGCTGCCGCAGCCGGTGACGCTGCGCGCCTTCGCCGAACAAGTGAAAACAGCATTTTCTGTCCCAGCCGTGCGCGTCGTCGGCCGGCTCGAAGACCTTGTGCAAACCGTCGCTGTGCTTGGCGGAGACGGAAATAAGTTTGTCGCCGCCGCCGCATTGGCCGGAGCCGACGTGTATGTGACCGGGGATGTGTATTACCATACCGCCCATGACGCTCAAGCGCTCGGCCTTCATCTCATCGATCCCGGCCATAACGTCGAAAAAGTGATGAAACAAGGCGTCGCCCGCTATTTAACCGCCGAGCTCGCGAAGCGGCAGTGGGAGGCTGAGGTGGTCGCTTCAACCATCGATACCGATCCGTTTCAATTCGTATGAACAGCAAACGAAAAAGGCTGTCCTGCAAGCGGTTCAACCGCTTGTTCAGGATAGCCTTTGTTCATGGATGAACGGTTGTTATTCTTCTTTCTTCGTTTTCACCTTCGGCAAGATTTTTTGCAGCGGCACTTTCCGCTCCCGCTCCCACGTAGCCGGATCGTTCGGATCAAACTGCTCTAAAAAGTCGATCACTTCTTTCGTAATCGGCGTCGGAGTGGACGCGCCGGCCGTGACAGCCACCTTTTTGGCATTTTTAATCCAGTTGATATCAATTTCCGTTACATCGGCGATGCGGTATGCCTTCGTGCCGGCAATTTCTTCCGATACTTGGGCAAGGCGGTTCGAGTTGTTGCTGCGCGGATCGCCGACAACGATTGTCACGTCCGCTTCCTTCGCTTGCTCGGCCACCGCTTCCTGGCGAAGCTGGGTCGCGAGGCAAATTTCTTTATGCATTTCGACATGCGGGTATTTTTCTTTTACTTTCGCCATAATATCAGCCACATCCCATTGGCTCATCGTCGTTTGGTTTGTGACCATGAGGCGTTCGTTGGTGAGTGAAAGCCGCTCCACATCGTCTGGCGTTTCGACGAGATGGATGCGCTCCGGATGGATGCCGACCGCTCCTTCCGGTTCCGGATGCCCTTTTTTGCCGATATAGATAATATCGTAGCCATCAGCGAGTTTTTGCTCGATGAGACGGTGCGTTTTCGTCACGTCCGGACAGGTTGCATCGATCGTCACCAGCCCTTTTTCAAGCGCGCGTTTTTTCACTTCCGGCGACACGCCGTGGGCGGTGAAAATCACTGTGCCCCGATCAATTTTTTCCAAAATCTCAAGCCGATTTTCCCCATCGAGCGTAATAATGCCTTCTTCGGCAAACGCGTCCGTGACGTGTTTATTATGGACGATCATGCCGAGGATGTAAATCGGTCGCGGTAGCGTTGGGTCTAACGCTGCGTTGCGGGCGATGACCATCGCATCGACCACCCCGTAGCAATACCCTCGCGGGGTAATTTT
Proteins encoded in this region:
- a CDS encoding tRNA (adenine(22)-N(1))-methyltransferase, giving the protein MNEFHLSKRLETVASFIPKGAVLADIGSDHAYLPCYACLRGYAAKAIAGEVADGPLRSARQQVEKAGLSHLISVRKGDGLAVIAPGEADCITIAGMGGSLIARILGDGEDKLAGVRRLILQPNIGAELVRRWLLDHGWELVAERILKEDGQIYEVLVAERGDARRPYRHLEAELLLGPFLRQENSEVFREKWQRELRHWKRIIADLAEKGESEAAQEKKRELEKKVQLVEEALP
- a CDS encoding Nif3-like dinuclear metal center hexameric protein, producing the protein MSRIPYGYEVIQLVEQLAPKPLAMDGDPIGLQIGTLNKPVKKVMVALDVLEDVVAEAIDQQADLIIAHHPPLYRPLKRLSTDDGHGRMIAACVKHDIAVYAAHTNLDVAFGGLNDWLAEALGLNETAVLVPTYTEALKKLVVYVPISHAEAVRAAVGDAGAGHIGRYSHCTFNSRGIGTFLPEEGAQPFIGEQGRLEEVEEVRIETIVPASLERQVVEAMLAAHPYEEVAYDIYPLDNEGRRFGLGRIGRLPQPVTLRAFAEQVKTAFSVPAVRVVGRLEDLVQTVAVLGGDGNKFVAAAALAGADVYVTGDVYYHTAHDAQALGLHLIDPGHNVEKVMKQGVARYLTAELAKRQWEAEVVASTIDTDPFQFV
- a CDS encoding 4-hydroxy-3-methylbut-2-enyl diphosphate reductase, whose translation is MEVIKITPRGYCYGVVDAMVIARNAALDPTLPRPIYILGMIVHNKHVTDAFAEEGIITLDGENRLEILEKIDRGTVIFTAHGVSPEVKKRALEKGLVTIDATCPDVTKTHRLIEQKLADGYDIIYIGKKGHPEPEGAVGIHPERIHLVETPDDVERLSLTNERLMVTNQTTMSQWDVADIMAKVKEKYPHVEMHKEICLATQLRQEAVAEQAKEADVTIVVGDPRSNNSNRLAQVSEEIAGTKAYRIADVTEIDINWIKNAKKVAVTAGASTPTPITKEVIDFLEQFDPNDPATWERERKVPLQKILPKVKTKKEE